In Dromaius novaehollandiae isolate bDroNov1 chromosome 16, bDroNov1.hap1, whole genome shotgun sequence, one genomic interval encodes:
- the LOC112979109 gene encoding protein FAM83D-like: MANASQCLEEEEGAGRWPPRSPEPYSEAQRLALEELVAGGPAALRAFLRREQLPPFLSEPEVQAIARGAVPPAAAAEEGAGEPSLGASLDASSLTYFPERSDVEPPALELGWPGFASGAFRGLTRVEAHFQPGCGERPYGCKEAVRRQIRSAREVIALVMDSFTDIDIFGDLQGAYNNRKVPVYILLDQDFLPHFLEMCKNLGVCPEQESMLRVRTLTGNTYYTRSGVKIIGKVHEKFMLIDGIRVTTGSYSFTWTDGKLNSSNLLLLSGQVVEHFDLQFRILYAQSKPISPKWPSSCRNSGIFDHLGNRTELPKEYTVESNLRAEFARLSSTPKKLLKEVDLAEGTLGGKPYDLGHSCIAEEEWFSNREATEEQKCASTQTGPWEEKPVTVCDAVTQTNVATVETGTQTSVAARITGTQTSVLLKTAVTQTREGECAETPLLHRQQSKEGSSASGKSVSNSSLRSLSSSSSQCSRASSTSSLSSLRSIEYSTSHRAEYFQKLHKERQFHYSTIRSKLSHMVDILSRRGRVPENYMSQYTGRCTLKQRRDISASLRSLRDVSLFSLNK, encoded by the exons atgGCCAACGCGTCGCagtgcctggaggaggaggagggcgccgGGCGGTggccgccgcgctcgcccgaGCCCTACAGCGAGGCGCAGCGGCTGGCGCTGGAGGAGCTGgtggcgggcggccccgcggcgctgcgcgccTTCCTGCGGCGGGAGCAGCTGCCGCCGTTCCTGTCGGAGCCCGAGGTGCAGGCCATCGCGCGGGGCGCcgtgccgcccgccgccgccgcggaggaggGCGCGGGCGAGCCCTCGCTCGGCGCCTCGCTGGACGCCTCGTCGCTCACCTACTTCCCCGAGCGCTCGGACGTGGAGCCGCCGGCGCTGGAGCTGGGCTGGCCGGGCTTCGCCAGCGGCGCCTTCCGCGGGCTCACGCGGGTGGAGGCGCACTTCCAGCCGGGCTGCGGCGAGCGCCCCTACGGCTGCAAGGAGGCGGTGCGGCGGCAGATCCGCTCCGCCCGCGAG GTAATTGCCCTCGTGATGGATTCCTTCACAGATATTGATATCTTCGGTGACCTCCAGGGTGCCTATAACAACCGTAAAGTCCCAGTCTATATCCTTCTTGACCAGGACTTTCTACCCCATTTCTTGGAAATGTGCAAAAATTTAGGAGTCTGTCCTGAGCAGGAAAGT ATGCTAAGAGTTCGAACTCTCACTGGGAACACGTACTACACGAGGTCAGGCGTCAAAATTATTGGGAAAGTCCATGAGAAGTTCATGTTAATTGATGGCATTAGAGTGACAACGGGCTCCTACAG TTTCACATGGACTGATGGGAAACTGAACAGCAGTAACTTGCTGCTACTGTCAGGTCAAGTAGTTGAACATTTTGATCTTCAGTTCAGGATTCTTTATGCCCAGTCAAAGCCTATCAGCCCTAAATGGCCATCGAGCTGCAGGAACAGTGGAATATTTGATCACCTGGGGAACAGAACAGAGTTGCCAAAAGAGTACACTGTGGAAAGCaatctgagagcagaatttgccaGATTGTCTAGCACGCCAAAGAAACTGTTGAAAGAAGTAGACCTGGCTGAAGGTACTCTTGGAGGCAAACCTTATGACCTGGGACATTCTTGCATTGCTGAAGAGGAGTGGTTCAGCAATCGAGAGGCCACAGAGGAACAGAAGTGTGCATCAACTCAAACTGGCCCGTGGGAGGAGAAGCCTGTGACTGTGTGTGATGCTGTCACGCAGACCAATGTTGCAACGGTAGAAACTGGTACTCAAACTTCTGTTGCCGCTAGAATAACAGGCACACAAACTTCAGTTCTGTTGAAGACTGCAGTAACGCAGACAAGGGAAGGTGAGTGTGCAGAAACACCCTTGCTTCACAGACAGCAGTCAAAAGAAGGATCTTCTGCATCTGGGAAGTCCGTATCAAATTCTAGTCTGCGATCACTGTCTTCATCATCATCCCAGTGCTCTCGAGCAAGCTCTACCAGCTCACTGTCTTCTCTTCGGTCCATTGAGTATTCTACCAGTCACAGGGCAGAGTATTTCCAAAAACTGCATAAAGAGAGGCAATTTCACTACTCTACTATCAGATCGAAGCTTAGCCACATGGTGGATATCCTATCCCGGAGGGGACGTGTGCCTGAAAACTACATGAGCCAATACACTGGAAGGTGCACTCTAAAACAGAGGCGTGACATCAGTGCCAGCCTGCGTAGCCTCCGAGACGTTTCACTCTTCTCTCTGAATAAATGA
- the LOC112979058 gene encoding protein FAM83D-A-like has product MANASQCLEEEEGAGRWPPRSPEPYSEAQRLALEELVAGGPAALRAFLRREQLPPFLSEPEVQAIARGAVPPAAAAEEGAGEPSLGASLDASSLTYFPERSDVEPPALELGWPGFASGAFRGLTRVEAHFQPGCGERPYGCKEAVRRQIRSAREMIALVMDSFTDTDIFKDLLEACSQRQVKVYVLLDQSSFSHFLKMCKDLGVDLEQEKLMRIRNITGNMYYTRSGAKIVGKVCEKFMLIDGIRVTTGSYSFTWTDGKLNSSNILILSGPAVAHFDLEFRTLYARSKPVNFKDLSSCKKNKVLDQLVRITVASRDFTRENFLRMEFLYLRAFVGNLKRKRSWLHASREAVCVPNNTVHASPPLTNGSTVMRPYWIVER; this is encoded by the exons atgGCCAACGCGTCGCagtgcctggaggaggaggagggcgccgGGCGGTggccgccgcgctcgcccgaGCCCTACAGCGAGGCGCAGCGGCTGGCGCTGGAGGAGCTGgtggcgggcggccccgcggcgctgcgcgccTTCCTGCGGCGGGAGCAGCTGCCGCCGTTCCTGTCGGAGCCCGAGGTGCAGGCCATCGCGCGGGGCGCcgtgccgcccgccgccgccgcggaggaggGCGCGGGCGAGCCCTCGCTCGGCGCCTCGCTGGACGCCTCGTCGCTCACCTACTTCCCCGAGCGCTCGGACGTGGAGCCGCCGGCGCTGGAGCTGGGCTGGCCGGGCTTCGCCAGCGGCGCCTTCCGCGGGCTCACGCGGGTGGAGGCGCACTTCCAGCCGGGCTGCGGCGAGCGCCCCTACGGCTGCAAGGAGGCGGTGCGGCGGCAGATCCGCTCCGCCCGCGAG ATGATTGCCTTGGTTATGGATTCCTTCACAGATACTGATATCTTCAAAGACCTCTTGGAAGCTTGTAGCCAGCGGCAAGTTAAAGTGTATGTTCTTCTAGATCAGTCTTCGTTTTCCCACTTTCTGAAAATGTGCAAAGATCTGGGAGTTGATCTTGAACAGGAGAAG TTGATGAGAATTCGAAACATCACTGGGAACATGTACTACACAAGGTCAGGTGCCAAAATTGTCGGAAAAGTCTGTGAAAAGTTCATGTTGATTGATGGCATTAGAGTGACAACAGGCTCGTACAG TTTTACATGGACAGATGGGAAGCTGaacagcagtaatattttgatTCTGTCAGGCCCTGCAGTTGCACACTTTGACCTGGAATTTCGGACTCTTTATGCACGGTCAAAGCCTGTCAACTTCAAAGACTTATCCAGCTGCAAGAAGAACAAAGTGTTGGACCAGCTGGTCAGGATAACCGTGGCTTCCAGAGACTTTACCAGGGAAAATTTTCTCAGAATGGAGTTTTTGTACCTTAGAGCATTTGTAGGAAATCTAAAAAGGAAGCGAAGCTGGCTGCATGCCTCAAGGGAGGCAGTCTGTGTGCCAAATAACACAGTGCATGCATCTCCTCCGCTGACTAATGGCTCCACAGTTATGAGGCCATACTGGATTGTAGAGAGATGA